From the Flavobacterium galactosidilyticum genome, one window contains:
- a CDS encoding DUF4402 domain-containing protein, whose translation MKILDLNSKQKRLFLLSVFLLVISISYAQPALPERKITVQSTQPIDFGVFYDTGSGGTITVDYQGNRTTTGGIIAISGSTVKPAIFEVKLCQGRNIIISYNPTTTLRNGVGPPLVLSIGSTEKGPSGSSFPVNNNCNFITTLRVGGTLNVPAGAAKGTYSGNFDLTFAQE comes from the coding sequence TTGAAAATATTAGATTTAAATAGCAAACAAAAAAGACTGTTTTTATTATCAGTTTTCTTATTGGTTATAAGTATTTCTTATGCTCAGCCCGCACTTCCTGAAAGAAAAATAACCGTACAGTCTACTCAACCTATTGATTTTGGTGTTTTTTATGATACGGGCTCAGGTGGCACTATAACTGTAGATTATCAAGGAAACAGAACTACAACAGGAGGTATTATTGCAATTTCTGGCTCTACCGTTAAGCCTGCTATTTTTGAGGTAAAACTATGTCAGGGCAGAAATATTATAATAAGTTATAACCCAACTACAACTTTAAGGAATGGAGTAGGCCCTCCGCTAGTTCTATCTATTGGTTCAACCGAAAAGGGGCCAAGCGGCTCAAGTTTCCCTGTAAACAACAATTGTAATTTCATAACAACATTACGAGTTGGAGGTACGCTTAACGTACCAGCCGGAGCAGCTAAGGGTACCTATTCGGGTAATTTTGATTTGACTTTTGCTCAAGAATAA
- a CDS encoding ribose-phosphate pyrophosphokinase, producing MSHLEPEAKIFACSQSVYLAEKIAKEYGIPLGKITTSKYSDGEFQPSYEESIRGLRVFIVCSTFPSADNLMELLLMIDAAKRASARHITAVIPYFGWARQDRKDKPRVPIGAKLVANLLDAAGATRVMTMDLHADQIQGFFEKPVDHLFASTIFLPYVKSLGLENLTIASPDMGGSKRAYAYSKFLESDVVICYKQRKEANIIDTMELIGEVKGKNVILVDDMIDTGGTLAKAADLMIEKGALSVRAICTHAILSGEAYEKIENSKLLELIVTDSIPLKRESKKIRVLSCAPLFAEVMHMVHHNNSISGKFIM from the coding sequence ATGTCACACCTAGAACCTGAAGCTAAAATTTTTGCTTGTTCACAAAGTGTTTATCTAGCTGAAAAAATAGCCAAAGAATACGGAATTCCTTTAGGGAAAATCACAACGTCAAAATACAGTGACGGTGAATTCCAACCTTCTTACGAAGAGTCTATCAGAGGATTAAGAGTTTTTATTGTTTGTTCAACATTCCCATCTGCAGATAATTTGATGGAATTATTGTTAATGATTGACGCGGCAAAACGTGCATCAGCAAGACATATAACAGCAGTAATTCCTTATTTCGGTTGGGCGAGACAAGACAGAAAAGACAAACCGAGAGTTCCGATAGGAGCCAAATTAGTAGCGAATCTATTAGATGCTGCTGGAGCAACAAGAGTAATGACTATGGATTTGCACGCTGATCAAATTCAAGGTTTCTTTGAGAAACCAGTTGATCATCTTTTTGCCTCAACTATCTTTTTACCATATGTAAAAAGCTTAGGATTAGAAAATTTAACTATTGCTTCGCCAGACATGGGAGGTTCTAAAAGAGCGTATGCATACTCTAAGTTTTTAGAATCTGACGTTGTAATTTGTTACAAACAAAGAAAAGAAGCTAATATTATCGACACCATGGAATTGATTGGTGAGGTAAAAGGTAAAAATGTAATCTTAGTTGATGACATGATTGACACCGGAGGCACTTTGGCGAAAGCCGCTGATTTAATGATCGAAAAAGGAGCATTGAGCGTAAGAGCAATTTGTACTCATGCCATTTTATCAGGAGAGGCTTACGAAAAAATTGAAAATTCTAAATTATTAGAATTAATAGTTACCGATTCTATTCCGTTAAAGAGAGAATCAAAAAAAATAAGAGTATTGAGTTGTGCGCCATTATTTGCAGAAGTAATGCACATGGTACACCACAACAACTCTATTAGTGGGAAGTTCATAATGTAA
- a CDS encoding bifunctional riboflavin kinase/FAD synthetase gives MNIFHSINDFRSTKKTIITLGTFDGVHIGHKKILEKVLQNTDDGQYESLVLTFFPHPRMVLQGDSDIKLLNTINEKIDLLQEIGIENLVIHPFDETFSRLTAEEFVKTILVDRLQIHKIIIGYDHRFGRNRTANIDDLINYGEQYGFEVEQISVQEINEISVSSTKIRQALSEGNMTLANDYLGYDYFITGTVVQGKQLGRTINFPTANLAIQENYKLIPQNGVYIVKSTIENKQVYGMMNIGMNPTVNGQNRSIEIHYFDFDAYLYDKEIRVSIVHRIRSEQKFESFELLKSQLEKDKKTALNYLNYL, from the coding sequence TTGAATATTTTTCATTCTATAAACGATTTTCGTTCTACCAAAAAAACAATTATAACGTTAGGCACCTTTGACGGCGTTCATATTGGTCATAAAAAAATTCTAGAAAAAGTTCTTCAAAACACTGATGATGGGCAATACGAAAGCTTAGTTCTAACATTTTTTCCGCATCCTCGTATGGTTTTACAAGGTGATTCTGATATAAAATTGCTAAACACTATCAACGAAAAAATAGATTTACTACAGGAAATTGGAATCGAAAACCTAGTCATACATCCTTTTGACGAAACGTTTTCGAGATTAACAGCAGAAGAATTTGTAAAAACTATTCTCGTCGATCGATTACAAATTCACAAAATAATTATAGGTTACGACCATCGATTTGGACGAAATCGCACTGCGAATATTGATGATCTTATCAATTATGGTGAGCAATATGGTTTTGAAGTAGAGCAAATATCTGTTCAAGAAATCAATGAAATTTCAGTAAGCTCTACTAAAATTAGACAAGCATTGTCAGAAGGAAATATGACTCTAGCTAATGATTATTTAGGATACGACTATTTCATCACTGGAACCGTTGTTCAAGGCAAACAATTAGGTAGAACGATAAATTTCCCAACAGCGAACCTAGCAATTCAAGAGAACTACAAATTGATTCCGCAAAATGGCGTATATATTGTAAAAAGCACCATTGAAAACAAGCAAGTATACGGGATGATGAATATAGGGATGAACCCAACAGTTAACGGTCAAAATCGTTCGATTGAAATTCATTATTTTGATTTTGATGCCTATTTATACGACAAAGAAATTCGGGTTTCAATAGTACATAGGATTCGCTCTGAACAAAAATTCGAATCTTTTGAATTACTAAAATCACAACTGGAGAAAGACAAAAAAACGGCCCTCAACTATTTGAATTATTTATAA
- a CDS encoding M43 family zinc metalloprotease, with protein MKIITLICFFTVLVTYGQQNMSLKSSKINPKNGYSRCSTTEYEDYLKKKNPKRLSAVQFENWIAPIIAIEKEKRKNNKTQQTQVVYNIPVVIHIIHNGAPVNTIASHTSENISYAQAVSQITVMNQDFRRLAGTPGAASTGYNLGVDCEINFVLAQQDPNGVTTNGVNRVNMGQAAWSEESIDDIVKPQTQWDPKKYLNMWVVKLVDDTILGYAQFPSGSTLQGIRNNRGADKTDGVVASYDAFGTKAVNDGSFNLNPSYNLGRTMTHEVGHWLGLRHIWGDDELCTGADNTSGDFVADTPDSNTANYDCVTISHCTGNDMIENYMDYTNDACMNTFTAGQKARMVAVMTNSVRRKELSSSNGGTPGTSYALDGTIANITIAVDGCASTYNRIITLENRGTTTLTTASINYKLDNGVTTTYSWTGNLPQYATINIDLGSVTTTSGPHTFQADIVNVNNLADMNTANNTLTKAFTQDSKLSVATPTVKLDLQCDPYGSETTWTLKNSSGKEIYSGGPYTDSDSGPLNPVVNSIFELLSGECYTFTINDSHGDGIANNAKKGSYTLKDNNGLLIATGADFGYGESKVLSIATLAVQNFENSEGIYAYPIPAKEILNLEVSKRFGLPTSLTITSISGQTVYTKTVSSAADLHINTSFLSSGVYFITVVKENAKKTLRFIKE; from the coding sequence ATGAAAATCATTACTCTAATTTGTTTTTTTACCGTTCTTGTTACCTATGGTCAGCAAAACATGTCTTTAAAAAGCAGTAAAATAAACCCAAAAAATGGATACTCCAGATGTTCTACAACGGAGTATGAAGACTATTTAAAAAAGAAAAATCCAAAAAGATTAAGCGCTGTTCAATTTGAAAATTGGATTGCACCAATTATTGCAATTGAAAAAGAAAAGCGTAAAAACAACAAAACCCAACAAACGCAAGTTGTATATAACATTCCGGTAGTCATTCACATCATTCATAACGGCGCGCCAGTCAATACAATCGCATCACATACCTCAGAAAACATTTCCTACGCCCAAGCGGTATCTCAAATTACCGTAATGAATCAAGATTTCAGGAGATTGGCAGGAACTCCAGGAGCTGCGTCAACAGGATACAATTTAGGTGTAGATTGCGAAATTAATTTTGTACTCGCACAACAAGATCCTAATGGTGTAACTACTAATGGTGTAAACCGTGTCAACATGGGACAAGCGGCTTGGAGCGAGGAGAGTATCGATGATATCGTTAAACCCCAAACGCAATGGGATCCTAAGAAATACTTGAATATGTGGGTTGTAAAATTAGTTGACGACACTATTTTAGGATACGCACAATTTCCCTCTGGCTCCACTTTACAAGGCATACGTAACAATCGAGGCGCAGATAAAACCGATGGTGTTGTAGCTAGTTACGATGCTTTTGGTACTAAAGCCGTTAATGACGGTTCATTTAATTTGAATCCAAGTTATAACCTAGGCCGCACCATGACTCATGAGGTGGGCCACTGGTTAGGATTAAGACATATATGGGGTGATGATGAGCTATGTACAGGCGCTGATAACACATCAGGAGACTTTGTAGCCGATACGCCTGATTCAAACACAGCGAATTATGATTGTGTCACTATTTCGCATTGTACTGGAAATGATATGATCGAAAATTATATGGATTATACGAACGATGCGTGTATGAATACCTTTACCGCAGGACAAAAAGCACGTATGGTGGCCGTAATGACAAATTCTGTAAGGAGAAAAGAATTATCTAGTTCTAATGGTGGCACACCTGGAACTAGTTATGCACTCGACGGAACTATTGCAAACATTACAATTGCTGTTGATGGTTGCGCGTCAACGTACAACCGAATTATAACCCTTGAAAATAGAGGTACAACCACGCTGACGACGGCATCGATAAACTATAAGTTGGATAACGGAGTAACTACAACGTACTCATGGACTGGTAATTTACCACAATATGCAACGATAAATATTGATTTAGGTTCCGTAACTACAACAAGTGGACCACACACTTTTCAAGCGGATATTGTGAACGTAAACAATTTAGCGGATATGAACACTGCAAACAATACGCTAACCAAGGCGTTTACACAAGATTCAAAATTAAGCGTCGCTACGCCTACAGTAAAACTTGATTTACAATGTGATCCATACGGCTCTGAGACAACTTGGACCTTAAAAAATAGCTCGGGGAAAGAAATTTATAGTGGTGGACCTTATACTGATTCCGATTCAGGGCCTTTAAACCCTGTTGTAAATTCTATCTTCGAGCTGTTAAGTGGCGAATGCTACACCTTTACAATAAATGATTCTCATGGTGACGGAATTGCCAACAATGCTAAAAAAGGAAGTTACACTCTAAAAGATAATAATGGACTTTTAATTGCAACTGGCGCCGATTTTGGATATGGTGAATCAAAAGTACTTTCAATTGCTACACTTGCAGTTCAGAATTTTGAAAATTCAGAAGGCATTTATGCGTATCCAATTCCTGCAAAAGAAATTTTAAATTTAGAAGTTTCAAAGCGTTTTGGTTTGCCAACAAGTCTTACCATTACCAGTATATCTGGCCAAACGGTTTATACTAAAACAGTTTCAAGCGCAGCTGACTTACACATCAATACCTCTTTTTTAAGCAGCGGTGTTTATTTTATCACCGTTGTAAAAGAAAACGCAAAAAAAACACTGCGATTTATTAAAGAATAA
- a CDS encoding 50S ribosomal protein L25/general stress protein Ctc, producing MKSITIKGSERESVGKVATKALRNAGLVPCVLYGGNQAVHFSAEVMAFKNLVYTPNAHTVEIDLGKGKSFQAVLQDIQVHPVSDKILHIDFFQLFDDKEITMEVPVKIVGKSKGVMAGGDLRLNTRKLKVKALPKNLPDFIEADITPLDMGNKLYVTKVASPDYKIMHPDNTVICQVKISRAAMKAAQEAAKAAKAPVKGKKK from the coding sequence ATGAAATCGATTACAATTAAAGGATCAGAAAGAGAAAGCGTGGGCAAAGTAGCAACTAAAGCCTTACGTAATGCTGGATTGGTTCCTTGCGTTTTATACGGAGGAAATCAGGCAGTTCATTTCTCAGCAGAAGTTATGGCTTTCAAAAACTTGGTTTACACCCCAAACGCTCACACAGTTGAGATCGATCTTGGAAAAGGAAAATCATTTCAAGCAGTTTTACAAGATATCCAGGTTCACCCAGTATCTGATAAAATTCTACACATTGACTTTTTTCAATTATTTGACGACAAAGAAATCACTATGGAAGTTCCTGTGAAAATTGTTGGAAAATCTAAAGGAGTTATGGCTGGTGGAGATTTACGTTTGAACACACGTAAACTTAAAGTTAAAGCTTTACCTAAAAATCTTCCAGATTTTATAGAAGCTGACATTACACCATTAGACATGGGTAACAAATTATATGTTACTAAAGTAGCTTCTCCTGACTACAAAATCATGCACCCAGACAACACTGTTATCTGTCAAGTGAAGATTTCTCGTGCAGCGATGAAAGCAGCTCAAGAAGCAGCAAAAGCAGCAAAAGCTCCAGTAAAAGGAAAGAAAAAATAA
- a CDS encoding DUF4402 domain-containing protein yields the protein MKKITLLAILAIAAFSNNANAQSTASATATATIVKPIAITKTLDMNFGHIATNGTVGTVVLAPDNVRSLRGGVTLPATKGTVEAAKFTVTGEGAYTYALTLPADDTITITNASAVGKDMKVSTFTSNSTKTLASGTATFSVGATLNLNASQPAGVYTNSAGFNVIVNYN from the coding sequence ATGAAAAAAATCACATTATTAGCTATCCTAGCTATCGCAGCATTCTCAAACAACGCAAACGCTCAATCTACTGCTTCTGCAACTGCAACTGCAACTATTGTTAAGCCAATTGCAATAACTAAAACACTAGACATGAATTTTGGTCATATAGCTACAAACGGTACTGTAGGTACGGTAGTGTTGGCACCAGATAATGTTAGAAGTTTAAGAGGCGGTGTGACACTTCCAGCTACAAAGGGTACTGTAGAAGCTGCAAAATTCACGGTTACGGGAGAAGGAGCATATACATACGCTTTAACTTTACCTGCGGATGACACAATAACGATAACTAATGCTAGTGCAGTAGGTAAAGATATGAAAGTAAGTACTTTTACAAGTAATTCAACTAAAACACTTGCTTCTGGAACGGCAACTTTTAGTGTAGGTGCAACATTAAATTTGAATGCATCTCAACCTGCAGGCGTGTACACTAATAGTGCGGGATTTAATGTGATTGTAAACTACAACTAG
- a CDS encoding molecular chaperone, whose translation MAQGDLVIFPKRVVFEEKNRIQQINLANTGKDTAVYNMSFVEFRMTELGNFEEITVPDLGQQFATPYLRVYPRQVTLAPNESQTVKVQLINSNKLQVGEYRSHLYFRAVKTTKPLGQEESIDKAAGLSVKIEAVFGISIANIIRKGESNTSITLSGLHYENKKDLGAFLHFDINRIGNMSSYGDITVNYISPQNKSYEVGKIKGIGVYTPGTLRRNTIALQKPKDINFEGGKFKVIYTENEDKAVLAEKELDL comes from the coding sequence ATGGCTCAGGGAGATTTAGTTATATTTCCGAAAAGAGTTGTTTTTGAAGAAAAAAACAGAATTCAGCAGATCAATCTTGCAAACACTGGTAAAGATACCGCTGTGTACAATATGTCATTTGTAGAATTTAGAATGACTGAATTGGGTAATTTTGAAGAAATCACAGTCCCTGACTTAGGACAGCAATTTGCAACTCCTTATTTGAGAGTGTATCCAAGACAGGTCACTTTAGCGCCTAACGAATCCCAAACCGTCAAAGTACAACTGATTAATAGCAATAAACTTCAAGTTGGCGAATATCGATCGCATCTTTATTTTCGTGCCGTTAAAACTACAAAGCCTCTTGGACAAGAGGAAAGTATAGATAAAGCTGCCGGATTATCGGTAAAGATAGAGGCTGTTTTTGGTATTTCAATTGCCAATATCATTCGTAAGGGCGAATCGAATACTTCGATTACACTTTCTGGATTGCACTATGAAAATAAAAAGGATTTGGGTGCTTTTCTACATTTTGATATCAATCGAATAGGAAATATGTCAAGTTATGGCGATATTACGGTCAATTATATTTCTCCACAAAACAAATCGTATGAAGTGGGAAAAATTAAGGGTATAGGTGTCTATACACCTGGAACTTTACGAAGAAATACAATAGCCTTGCAAAAACCTAAGGACATTAACTTTGAAGGTGGAAAATTTAAGGTTATTTATACAGAGAATGAAGACAAAGCAGTTCTTGCAGAAAAAGAATTGGATTTATAA
- the pth gene encoding aminoacyl-tRNA hydrolase has protein sequence MIKWIQNLFSSTKTADNTSDMKPEVHEYQKNNIESVSTKFLIVGLGNIGAEYVNTRHNIGFKIVDFLAKKEGISFETVKLGALAQYRFKGRTFLLLKPNTYMNLSGKAVQYWMEKEKIPLENIFVITDDLNLSFGSIRIRPKGSDGGHNGLKNINLVLNTQNYARFRFGISDEFKKGKQVDYVLGDWDDAEKTALPERLETASEIIKSFGTAGLENTMTSFNGK, from the coding sequence ATGATTAAATGGATACAAAACCTGTTTTCATCAACAAAAACAGCTGATAACACCTCTGATATGAAGCCAGAGGTTCACGAATACCAAAAAAATAATATAGAAAGCGTGAGTACTAAATTTTTAATTGTAGGACTTGGAAACATAGGTGCCGAGTATGTAAATACAAGACATAATATTGGTTTTAAAATCGTTGATTTTTTAGCCAAAAAAGAAGGAATTAGTTTCGAAACTGTAAAACTAGGTGCTTTAGCCCAATACCGGTTCAAAGGCCGCACTTTTTTACTGCTAAAACCTAATACTTACATGAATCTGAGCGGAAAAGCGGTTCAGTATTGGATGGAAAAGGAAAAAATCCCTTTAGAAAATATCTTTGTAATTACAGATGATTTGAATCTTTCCTTTGGAAGCATCCGCATTAGACCTAAAGGCAGCGATGGTGGCCATAACGGATTAAAAAATATTAATCTGGTTTTAAACACTCAAAACTATGCTCGCTTTCGTTTTGGCATCAGCGACGAATTCAAAAAAGGAAAACAAGTAGATTACGTTTTGGGCGATTGGGATGATGCTGAAAAAACAGCACTTCCTGAACGACTGGAAACGGCTTCAGAAATCATAAAATCATTTGGAACAGCCGGATTAGAAAACACCATGACTTCATTTAATGGGAAATAA
- a CDS encoding DUF4402 domain-containing protein, translating to MKIYTLLKVFIAFCFFNSMNAQNKASASASATIVTPIQIIKNSDIDFGSFTTNGAIGTLVLGADSKGVRVGSSNISLPNDSAKTASAAGFTITGQGDFAYNLILPTSDHLIYNGAESMIINGFTSSASKVLADGKEVIYLGATLHVVAGQSVGVYSSLGSGIEILVNYN from the coding sequence ATGAAAATATATACTCTATTGAAAGTTTTTATAGCATTTTGCTTTTTTAATAGTATGAATGCTCAAAACAAGGCTTCGGCGTCGGCTTCAGCCACTATAGTAACTCCGATACAAATTATTAAAAATTCAGATATTGATTTTGGTAGCTTTACTACTAACGGTGCAATTGGTACTCTGGTTTTGGGCGCAGATAGTAAAGGTGTTAGAGTGGGGTCTTCTAACATTAGTCTTCCAAATGATTCGGCAAAAACTGCAAGCGCGGCTGGTTTCACTATAACAGGTCAAGGTGATTTTGCATATAATTTGATCTTGCCTACTAGTGATCACCTAATTTACAATGGGGCCGAAAGTATGATTATTAATGGTTTTACTAGCTCAGCCTCGAAAGTTCTTGCAGATGGTAAGGAGGTAATTTATCTTGGAGCAACGCTTCATGTAGTTGCTGGTCAGTCTGTTGGAGTCTATTCTAGTTTGGGTTCTGGAATCGAAATACTTGTTAATTATAATTGA